A part of Sandaracinaceae bacterium genomic DNA contains:
- a CDS encoding peptidyl-prolyl cis-trans isomerase — MVRRKTVRRALTTLSLLLSLGGASLLGDAAHGQAPTAPAAGRRAAPPAAVAAEPAGDTESQPVPAPADDAARTARRARVFSRLGQVTLTLGEIEDDIQRRSPFARRQFEDRERLVAHARELFRAKLLAHAASERGYGDKASVRTLVDRHLVAAVVRRQVDELNGPTQITTADARAYFDSHQELFVRAEQRRVSHILVESREQAAALLTQVRAGDLRVFRRLAQAESLDTETNQRGGDLGFFAADGRAAGGTDVAVNETIAQLAFTLTREEPVAREPLELTTTAGLRYSVVRLTGIREGASPSFEDVEASVRRRLAVERRDGAYRAYITQLRERHQVQMQPLEVLRAITLPPPPMPSHQHRGAETETEAERAAEGAAHMAP, encoded by the coding sequence ATGGTGCGCAGGAAGACCGTTCGCCGGGCGCTCACCACGCTCTCGCTGCTGCTTTCCCTCGGCGGCGCGTCGTTGCTGGGTGACGCCGCGCACGGGCAGGCCCCCACGGCGCCCGCCGCGGGTCGCAGGGCTGCACCGCCCGCTGCTGTGGCTGCGGAGCCCGCGGGTGACACCGAGTCGCAGCCCGTGCCGGCACCGGCGGACGACGCGGCCCGCACGGCGCGGCGGGCCCGGGTGTTCTCGCGGCTGGGGCAGGTCACGCTCACGCTCGGCGAGATCGAAGACGACATCCAGCGACGGTCACCTTTTGCGCGCCGCCAGTTCGAGGACCGCGAGCGGCTGGTCGCCCACGCGCGCGAGCTGTTCCGCGCCAAGCTGCTGGCGCACGCTGCCAGCGAGCGGGGCTATGGAGACAAGGCGTCCGTGCGCACCCTGGTGGACCGCCACCTGGTGGCCGCGGTGGTGCGGCGGCAGGTGGACGAACTGAACGGGCCCACACAGATCACCACCGCAGACGCCCGCGCCTACTTCGACTCGCATCAGGAGCTGTTCGTGCGCGCCGAGCAGCGCCGCGTCTCGCACATCTTGGTGGAGTCACGCGAGCAGGCGGCCGCGTTGCTGACGCAGGTGCGCGCCGGTGACCTGCGCGTGTTCCGCAGGCTGGCGCAGGCCGAGAGCCTGGACACCGAGACCAACCAGCGCGGCGGTGACCTCGGCTTCTTCGCCGCCGATGGGCGCGCTGCGGGCGGCACCGACGTGGCGGTCAACGAGACCATCGCGCAGCTGGCCTTCACGCTCACGCGCGAAGAGCCGGTGGCGCGGGAGCCGCTCGAGCTCACCACCACCGCCGGCCTGCGCTACAGCGTGGTGCGCCTCACGGGCATCCGCGAAGGTGCCAGCCCCAGCTTCGAGGACGTGGAGGCCTCGGTGCGCCGGCGCCTGGCGGTGGAGCGGCGCGACGGAGCCTATCGCGCGTACATCACGCAGCTGCGTGAGCGGCACCAGGTGCAGATGCAGCCCCTCGAGGTGCTGCGTGCCATCACGCTGCCGCCGCCGCCCATGCCCAGCCATCAGCACCGTGGGGCCGAGACCGAGACGGAAGCCGAGCGCGCGGCCGAGGGCGCCGCGCACATGGCGCCCTAG
- a CDS encoding YkgJ family cysteine cluster protein, with amino-acid sequence MSFFPLPSLDGALCEPVRVREGARYACFGDGLCCTDIHAIGPIRLSERARLRVLHDGIVAHDPRDDVHVLVMRAGSGTCIFLEEGRCAVHEPLGGLLKPLACKQFPISLTATPEGGRVTTEHKCPCRTLGERPVLTVADALPAVTQRGKLAPVARVGRKVPIAAGETLPFAAYREQERALMTAVERAASVAEIRLALHPVSFPPLQKGSWPALARQLRGLSGQTRLEHVMRLLASAILAHCEPEADGATRRPGAAPPPWRDAFERGTARSTAVQEPLTMLVDFVLDQIWAMHWIDEFPFANFRAELATRVQLFETVHAWLVADGLRPDQAAAEAILVIELGGGTDWWQDIAREVMLFP; translated from the coding sequence ATGTCATTCTTCCCCCTCCCCAGCCTCGACGGTGCCCTGTGTGAGCCCGTGCGCGTGCGCGAGGGCGCGCGCTACGCCTGCTTCGGCGACGGCTTGTGCTGCACCGACATCCACGCCATCGGGCCCATTCGCCTGTCGGAGCGCGCCCGCCTGCGGGTGCTGCACGACGGCATCGTGGCGCACGACCCGCGCGACGACGTTCACGTGCTGGTCATGCGCGCCGGCTCGGGCACCTGCATCTTCCTCGAAGAGGGCCGTTGTGCTGTGCACGAGCCGCTCGGTGGGCTGCTCAAGCCGCTGGCGTGCAAGCAGTTCCCCATCAGCCTGACCGCCACGCCCGAGGGCGGGCGCGTGACCACCGAGCACAAGTGCCCGTGCCGCACCCTGGGTGAGCGCCCCGTGCTGACCGTGGCCGACGCGCTCCCCGCAGTGACGCAGCGCGGAAAGCTCGCCCCGGTGGCGCGCGTGGGTCGCAAGGTGCCCATCGCTGCCGGCGAGACGCTGCCCTTCGCCGCGTACCGCGAGCAGGAGCGCGCGCTCATGACCGCCGTCGAACGCGCCGCGAGTGTGGCCGAGATCCGGCTGGCGCTGCATCCCGTGTCGTTTCCCCCGCTGCAAAAGGGCAGCTGGCCCGCGTTGGCCAGGCAGCTGCGCGGGCTCTCGGGTCAGACCCGGCTCGAGCACGTCATGCGTCTCCTGGCCAGCGCGATCCTGGCGCACTGCGAGCCCGAGGCAGACGGCGCGACCCGGAGGCCCGGTGCTGCACCGCCGCCCTGGCGCGACGCGTTCGAGCGCGGCACCGCCCGCTCCACGGCTGTGCAGGAGCCACTGACCATGCTCGTGGACTTCGTGCTGGACCAGATCTGGGCCATGCACTGGATCGACGAGTTCCCCTTCGCCAACTTCCGCGCGGAGCTCGCCACGCGCGTGCAGCTGTTCGAGACCGTGCACGCCTGGCTGGTGGCGGACGGCCTGCGCCCCGACCAGGCGGCGGCGGAGGCCATCTTGGTCATCGAGCTGGGCGGTGGCACCGATTGGTGGCAAGACATCGCGCGTGAGGTGATGCTTTTCCCGTGA
- the sctR gene encoding type III secretion system export apparatus subunit SctR yields the protein MVALVALTLLPFAFMTMTSFTKMSVVFSLLRNALGAGQVPSGMILSALAAVLSLYVMAPVFSRVVDAAAPAMVRVDRQAPLEGESLDAVFEAVTLGSAPLVAFLTHNAGERERVLFFDLARRARDPGDRDAVQPDDLLVVLPAFVVTELAEAFQIGFLIFLPFLIVDMVIANILLALGMHMMSPTTVSLPFKLLLFVMIDGFYLLSRALVLGYAP from the coding sequence ATGGTGGCGCTCGTGGCGCTCACGCTGCTGCCGTTCGCGTTCATGACCATGACCAGCTTCACCAAGATGTCGGTGGTCTTTTCGCTGCTGCGCAACGCGCTCGGCGCAGGCCAAGTGCCCTCGGGCATGATCCTCTCGGCCCTCGCGGCCGTGCTCTCGCTCTACGTCATGGCGCCCGTGTTCTCGCGCGTGGTGGACGCGGCCGCTCCAGCCATGGTGCGCGTGGACCGTCAGGCTCCGCTCGAGGGCGAGAGCCTGGATGCGGTCTTCGAGGCCGTCACCTTGGGGAGCGCGCCGCTGGTGGCCTTCCTCACGCACAACGCGGGCGAGCGCGAGCGCGTGCTCTTCTTCGACTTGGCGCGGCGCGCGCGAGACCCTGGGGACCGAGACGCGGTGCAGCCCGACGACCTGCTGGTGGTCTTGCCCGCGTTCGTGGTCACGGAGCTGGCCGAGGCGTTCCAGATCGGCTTCCTCATCTTCCTGCCGTTCCTGATCGTCGACATGGTCATCGCCAACATCCTGCTGGCGCTGGGCATGCACATGATGTCGCCCACCACGGTCTCGCTGCCGTTCAAGCTGCTGCTGTTCGTCATGATCGACGGGTTCTATCTGCTCTCCCGCGCGCTGGTGCTGGGGTACGCTCCCTGA
- a CDS encoding PaaI family thioesterase: MGLRFVRATLDEIVAEMPITPQHHQPYGLVHGGVYAGIVETLCSVGAALNALATGRSAVGLENSTSFVRAAREGTLHARAVPLIRGRRTQVWEARIEDGEGNLLAHGKVRMLCLESGAAMAGEPVHAEKPALTNPSSPSG, from the coding sequence ATGGGGCTGCGCTTCGTGCGCGCCACGCTCGATGAGATCGTCGCCGAGATGCCCATCACACCCCAGCACCACCAGCCGTACGGCCTGGTGCACGGCGGCGTCTATGCCGGCATCGTGGAGACGCTGTGCAGCGTCGGCGCTGCGCTGAACGCGCTGGCGACGGGGCGCTCGGCCGTGGGGCTCGAGAACTCCACGTCGTTCGTGCGCGCCGCCCGTGAGGGGACGCTGCACGCGCGCGCCGTGCCGCTCATTCGCGGCCGACGCACGCAGGTGTGGGAGGCACGCATCGAAGACGGCGAAGGCAACCTCCTGGCCCACGGCAAGGTGCGCATGCTGTGCCTCGAGTCCGGAGCCGCCATGGCCGGCGAGCCCGTGCATGCGGAGAAACCCGCGCTCACGAACCCGAGCTCCCCTTCGGGCTGA